The following are encoded together in the Streptomyces rapamycinicus NRRL 5491 genome:
- a CDS encoding NADH-quinone oxidoreductase subunit L, with amino-acid sequence MTTTTAAVLVPVLPFLGAVAGLLLGRRAPGFVRPLAVLPTLAAAGLAVLVAVRQGGGTAPLTAATRLADTGSVPVDLALQVDGFAALVAVLVAVVACCVQIYSTGYLRDDPRYPSYAALVSLFTAAMLLVVYSDDLIVLLVGWEIMGICSYFLVGHYWETAAARSASLKAFLVTKLGDVPFLIGIFALAGDTGTFRISEIHTRLTSGTAGVPLDHPTLIALLLLAGVAGKSAQFPLHTWLPDAMAGPTPVSALIHAATMVAAGVYVVARLLPVFASSAAALAVLAAMAAVTMVGSALAALAQDDIKRVLAYSTVGQLGYMTGALAVDDRGAAVFHLITHGAFKALLFLGAGVVIHAAGSNSLAAMSRMSGLARRIPDAFWTMTVALLALAAIPPFAGFFSKEAVLGAAEHAATGHTSGVPEGVGWTVLLAGLLTALLTAGYAARLWLLAFRGQGEPVPDHGKQPVAMNVVLWVLFLPTAALGLAYGRLPDWFDGESLTPTLTTSVLGTGLALGGALVMYGAWRHSSARARRVPLGAVAAHPEAADAVSEAEAIATHEAAYGSIAGASDPADPGRLLLGPLHRHAAVGFHLDALYSALFVRPVRAAARLVHFLDREVVETYVRGAGGAPRLLGAAVRRAQTGNVQTYLGALLAGSLVLAVAAVLVAAGA; translated from the coding sequence GTGACGACCACGACCGCCGCCGTTCTCGTCCCCGTCCTGCCGTTCCTCGGCGCCGTCGCCGGGCTCCTGCTGGGCCGCCGGGCCCCCGGTTTCGTCCGCCCCCTCGCGGTGCTGCCGACCCTCGCCGCGGCCGGGCTCGCCGTGCTCGTCGCCGTGCGGCAGGGCGGCGGCACGGCCCCGCTCACCGCCGCGACCCGGCTCGCCGACACCGGCTCGGTCCCCGTCGACCTGGCCCTCCAGGTCGACGGCTTCGCCGCCCTGGTCGCGGTCCTCGTCGCCGTCGTCGCCTGCTGTGTGCAGATCTACTCGACCGGCTATCTGCGCGACGACCCCCGCTACCCCTCCTACGCCGCGCTCGTCTCCCTCTTCACCGCCGCGATGCTCCTCGTCGTCTACTCCGACGACCTGATCGTGCTGCTGGTCGGCTGGGAGATCATGGGCATCTGCTCGTACTTCCTGGTGGGCCACTACTGGGAGACCGCGGCCGCGCGCTCGGCGTCCCTGAAGGCGTTCCTGGTCACCAAGCTCGGCGACGTCCCGTTCCTGATCGGCATCTTCGCGCTCGCGGGGGACACCGGCACGTTCCGCATCAGCGAGATCCACACCCGGCTGACCTCCGGGACCGCCGGGGTGCCGCTGGACCACCCCACCCTGATCGCGCTGCTGCTGCTCGCCGGGGTCGCGGGCAAGTCAGCGCAGTTCCCGCTGCACACCTGGCTGCCGGACGCGATGGCCGGTCCCACCCCGGTCTCCGCGCTGATCCACGCGGCCACCATGGTCGCCGCCGGTGTCTATGTGGTGGCCCGGCTGCTGCCCGTCTTCGCCTCATCCGCCGCCGCGCTCGCCGTACTGGCCGCCATGGCGGCCGTGACGATGGTCGGCTCGGCGCTCGCCGCGCTCGCCCAGGACGACATCAAACGCGTCCTCGCCTATTCGACCGTCGGCCAACTCGGCTATATGACGGGCGCGCTGGCCGTCGACGACCGCGGCGCCGCCGTCTTCCACCTCATCACCCACGGCGCGTTCAAGGCGCTGCTGTTCCTCGGCGCGGGCGTGGTGATCCACGCCGCCGGCAGCAACTCCCTGGCCGCCATGTCCCGGATGAGCGGCCTCGCCCGGCGCATCCCCGACGCCTTCTGGACGATGACGGTCGCGCTGCTCGCGCTCGCCGCCATCCCGCCCTTCGCGGGCTTCTTCTCCAAGGAGGCCGTCCTCGGCGCGGCCGAGCACGCCGCCACCGGCCACACCTCCGGCGTCCCGGAGGGCGTCGGCTGGACCGTGCTCCTCGCCGGGCTGCTCACCGCGCTCCTGACCGCCGGATACGCGGCCCGGCTGTGGCTGCTCGCCTTCCGCGGCCAGGGCGAGCCCGTCCCCGACCACGGCAAGCAGCCGGTGGCCATGAACGTCGTCCTCTGGGTGCTGTTCCTCCCCACGGCCGCCCTCGGCCTCGCCTACGGCAGGCTGCCCGACTGGTTCGACGGCGAGTCCCTCACCCCGACCCTCACCACCTCCGTCCTCGGCACCGGGCTGGCCCTCGGCGGCGCCCTCGTCATGTACGGCGCCTGGCGGCACAGCTCGGCGCGGGCCCGCCGGGTCCCGCTCGGCGCGGTGGCCGCCCACCCCGAGGCCGCCGACGCCGTCTCCGAGGCCGAGGCCATCGCCACCCACGAGGCCGCCTACGGCTCCATCGCGGGCGCCAGCGACCCCGCCGACCCCGGGCGGCTGCTCCTGGGCCCGCTGCACCGCCACGCGGCCGTCGGCTTCCACCTCGACGCCCTCTACAGCGCGCTGTTCGTCCGGCCCGTGCGGGCCGCCGCCCGGCTCGTCCACTTCCTCGACCGCGAGGTCGTGGAGACGTACGTACGCGGCGCGGGCGGTGCGCCCCGGCTGCTCGGCGCGGCCGTCCGCCGCGCCCAGACCGGCAATGTGCAGACCTACCTCGGCGCGCTGCTCGCGGGCTCCCTCGTCCTGGCCGTGGCCGCCGTCCTCGTCGCAGCGGGAGCCTGA
- the nuoK gene encoding NADH-quinone oxidoreductase subunit NuoK, giving the protein MHLAYPAVLAVLLFCTGLYGVLARRNAILMLMSVELMLNAVNLNLVAFDVWLRDTLHAGQALTLFTIAIAAAEIGIGLAIVLLVYRNRGTSDVDRLRDLADPPSAGQDPMDDSIAAPTDNDADQARRARRQTA; this is encoded by the coding sequence ATGCACCTCGCCTACCCCGCCGTGCTCGCCGTCCTCCTCTTCTGCACCGGTCTGTACGGCGTCCTCGCCCGCCGCAACGCGATCCTGATGCTGATGTCGGTCGAGCTGATGCTCAACGCCGTCAACCTCAACCTCGTCGCCTTCGACGTCTGGCTCCGCGACACCCTGCACGCGGGCCAGGCGCTGACCCTCTTCACCATCGCCATCGCCGCCGCCGAGATCGGCATCGGCCTCGCCATCGTCCTGCTCGTGTATCGCAACCGCGGCACCTCCGACGTCGACCGGCTGCGGGACCTGGCCGACCCCCCGTCGGCCGGCCAGGACCCGATGGACGACAGCATCGCAGCCCCCACTGACAACGACGCCGACCAGGCACGACGCGCCCGGAGGCAGACCGCGTGA
- a CDS encoding NADH-quinone oxidoreductase subunit J codes for MSPVVHLAATGHGFLSPTGVEIAFLLVGIATFGAAVVTVTTKQLVHAALWLVVALGGLAVEYLLLTAEFIAWVQVLIYVGSVVVLLLFGLMLTKAPIGRSPDADSGNRPAALAVAVAAAGVLVWVVVDAFRTTWIELDKGVQGSTAVSGESLFRHWVLPFEALSVLLLAALVGAIVLSRKSGQESGPGVGHESGPRAGHGKEKR; via the coding sequence GTGAGCCCTGTGGTCCACTTGGCCGCCACCGGCCACGGGTTCCTGTCGCCGACCGGAGTCGAGATCGCCTTCCTGCTGGTGGGCATCGCGACCTTCGGCGCGGCCGTCGTCACCGTCACCACCAAACAGCTGGTGCACGCCGCCCTGTGGCTGGTGGTGGCGCTCGGCGGCCTCGCCGTGGAGTACCTCCTGCTCACGGCGGAGTTCATCGCCTGGGTGCAGGTGCTGATCTACGTCGGTTCCGTCGTCGTCCTCCTCCTCTTCGGGCTGATGCTCACCAAGGCGCCCATCGGCCGCTCCCCGGACGCCGATTCGGGCAACCGCCCGGCCGCGCTCGCGGTGGCCGTGGCCGCCGCGGGCGTCCTGGTGTGGGTGGTCGTGGATGCCTTCCGGACCACCTGGATCGAGCTGGACAAGGGCGTGCAGGGCTCCACCGCCGTCTCCGGCGAAAGCCTCTTCCGCCACTGGGTGCTGCCGTTCGAGGCGCTGTCCGTGCTGCTCCTCGCCGCGCTCGTGGGCGCGATCGTCCTGTCCCGCAAGAGCGGCCAGGAAAGCGGCCCAGGTGTCGGCCACGAAAGTGGCCCACGCGCCGGCCACGGCAAGGAGAAGCGCTGA
- a CDS encoding NuoI/complex I 23 kDa subunit family protein, with product MGIPGSGLAKGLAVTLRTMTRKSHTAQYPDAQPELPPRTRGVIGLFEENCTVCMLCARECPDWCIYIDSHKETVPPAAPGGRERSRNVLDRFAIDFALCMYCGICIEVCPFDALFWSPEFEYAEEDIRDLTHERDKLREWMWTVPAPPALDPRAEEPKELAAARKAADKLAAAEAAQAAEAAQAEAEHGSGGTDGTGGSGGTDGNGAAS from the coding sequence ATGGGCATCCCCGGATCCGGTCTGGCCAAGGGCCTGGCCGTCACCCTTCGCACGATGACCCGGAAGTCGCACACCGCGCAGTATCCGGACGCGCAGCCCGAGCTGCCGCCCCGCACCCGCGGGGTGATCGGGCTGTTCGAGGAGAACTGCACGGTCTGCATGCTGTGCGCCCGCGAATGCCCGGACTGGTGCATCTATATCGACTCGCACAAGGAGACCGTGCCCCCGGCCGCCCCGGGCGGGCGCGAGCGCAGCCGCAATGTGCTGGACCGGTTCGCCATCGACTTCGCGCTGTGCATGTACTGCGGTATCTGCATCGAGGTGTGTCCTTTCGACGCGCTGTTCTGGTCGCCGGAGTTCGAGTACGCGGAGGAGGACATCCGCGATCTCACCCATGAGCGGGACAAGCTCCGCGAGTGGATGTGGACGGTGCCCGCGCCGCCCGCGCTCGACCCGCGCGCGGAGGAGCCCAAGGAGCTCGCCGCCGCCCGTAAGGCCGCCGACAAGCTCGCCGCCGCCGAGGCCGCGCAGGCCGCCGAGGCCGCGCAGGCGGAGGCCGAGCACGGATCCGGCGGAACCGACGGGACCGGCGGATCCGGCGGAACCGACGGGAACGGAGCCGCCTCGTGA
- a CDS encoding complex I subunit 1/NuoH family protein: MNDVLDVALRLLALLLAFLVLPLVVGQTEHKVMAHMQGRLGPMYAGGFHGWAQLVADGVKFAQKEDIVPAGADRRIFQLAPAVALLPYLLVLVAIPIGPAEGAVGQVLDAGIFFVLAVMGVGVLGSLMAGWASANKFSLLGGLRTAAQLMAYELPMLLTAASVAMAAGTVSLPGILDAFEWWWVPWQIVGGVVFFTAGLAELQRPPFDAPIADSEIIFGAYTEYTGLRFALFLLAEYAGIVVLCGLTTVLFLGGWHGPSADGLGWLWTLLKTGVLAFVVIWLRVSYPRLREDQLQRFAWTCLIPLSLAQIALTGVVKVVIS; this comes from the coding sequence GTGAACGACGTCCTCGACGTCGCGCTGCGACTGCTCGCCCTCCTGCTCGCCTTCCTCGTGCTGCCCCTGGTCGTGGGGCAGACCGAGCACAAGGTCATGGCCCATATGCAGGGCCGCCTCGGGCCGATGTACGCGGGCGGCTTCCACGGCTGGGCCCAGCTGGTCGCGGACGGCGTGAAGTTCGCGCAGAAGGAAGACATCGTACCGGCCGGGGCCGACCGGCGGATCTTCCAGCTCGCGCCCGCCGTCGCACTGTTGCCGTATCTCCTCGTCCTCGTCGCGATCCCGATCGGCCCCGCCGAGGGCGCGGTGGGCCAGGTCCTGGACGCGGGCATCTTCTTCGTGCTCGCCGTGATGGGCGTCGGGGTGCTGGGTTCGCTGATGGCGGGCTGGGCCTCGGCGAACAAGTTCTCCCTGCTCGGCGGCCTGCGCACGGCCGCCCAGCTCATGGCGTACGAGCTGCCGATGCTGCTCACCGCCGCCTCCGTGGCGATGGCGGCGGGCACGGTCTCGCTGCCCGGCATCCTCGACGCGTTCGAGTGGTGGTGGGTGCCGTGGCAGATCGTCGGCGGGGTGGTGTTCTTCACCGCCGGGCTCGCCGAGCTCCAGCGTCCGCCGTTCGACGCGCCGATCGCCGACTCCGAGATCATCTTCGGTGCGTACACCGAGTACACGGGCCTGCGGTTCGCGCTCTTCCTGCTCGCCGAGTACGCGGGCATCGTCGTCCTGTGCGGGCTGACCACCGTCCTCTTCCTCGGTGGCTGGCACGGTCCGTCCGCCGACGGCCTCGGCTGGCTGTGGACGTTGCTGAAGACGGGCGTCCTCGCCTTCGTCGTGATCTGGCTGCGGGTCAGCTATCCGCGGCTGCGCGAGGACCAGCTTCAGCGGTTCGCCTGGACCTGCCTCATTCCGCTCTCACTGGCCCAGATCGCCCTCACCGGCGTCGTCAAGGTGGTGATCTCCTGA